The following are from one region of the Pseudodesulfovibrio piezophilus C1TLV30 genome:
- a CDS encoding response regulator, with protein MAALSLRHLVQRNLTNWMLIPSICLILSLGAYAAYEKSHDFEIKNTILTQSLSKHITAHLNDAKVALASLSTSITRYDPFWFHWVLSNFLQAYPHFERLVYLDAKGKILATSPQASELISMENFIDKVSLKPTIISEPTPSPATQNLVVYVGIQLQNGNILIGELSLSSLQKHLENLLPEGEGSLILCDHYGNLISHPDFKRVIIQDNIGNLSILKDFESGSHLTSIYQDDDTYYLGTVSQINQTSWLLLISKPIQEVFLPILSPLLALLTIILCLFFMFAHYLRYRLRESIIKPLAHFTESIELTAQGQYRKPNFEQDSFSELAIIEQEFDEMVKQVNLREQEIKENEERFRQLVENIHEAYWINDIADNRIVYVSPSYEIIWGRPRESLYDDPESFFLAIDVEDRLKVIEAFNSLRSEGRILDEEFRILLPDGKTRWIRAQSFPVYDDEGVRVRIVGVAEDITERKAIQTALVSAKMDAETASQAKTEFLTNMSHELRTPLNGILGMLQLSRRTSLNKEQADYIETAISSSKVLLNVINDILNIAQIEAGRLALHPQLFSIHDVMETIFKFFKHSSESKKISLSMKVESDVPEYLIGDEIRIRQILFNLVGNSVKFTDEGSIHIHAQVLPIQRTQGMIDVLFMISDSGIGIPSEKIAYVFESFTQVDGTYTRRYQGTGLGLGIVRSLVDYMNGSITVDSESGEGTTMYVSLQLALPSHDQKTQVEEEEEEIATTRKLSILVVEDDRVNQIAISRMLEKIGHQATCVGDGKKALATLVQAQFDCIFMDIQMPIMDGIEATKMIRNDKKLADVSTIPIVALTAHAMPEDRENFLRVGMNDYISKPVSFEQLAAALKRLTTHHIDIQ; from the coding sequence ATGGCAGCACTCTCTTTGCGACATCTTGTTCAACGCAATCTAACAAACTGGATGCTCATACCAAGTATTTGTCTCATACTTTCTTTAGGCGCCTATGCCGCGTATGAAAAAAGTCACGATTTTGAGATTAAAAATACTATCCTTACTCAATCTTTAAGCAAACACATTACCGCACACCTCAATGATGCCAAGGTGGCATTGGCTTCTCTTTCGACAAGCATTACTCGTTATGACCCCTTTTGGTTTCACTGGGTACTCAGTAATTTTCTTCAAGCCTATCCACATTTTGAACGTTTGGTTTACCTGGACGCAAAAGGAAAGATCCTCGCTACCTCACCACAGGCCAGCGAACTCATTTCCATGGAAAATTTTATCGATAAAGTCTCACTAAAACCAACTATCATTTCCGAGCCCACCCCCTCTCCAGCTACTCAGAATCTCGTCGTTTACGTTGGTATTCAATTACAAAATGGAAACATACTCATTGGAGAGCTAAGCCTCTCTTCCCTTCAAAAGCATCTCGAAAATCTATTACCTGAAGGAGAAGGCAGCCTCATTCTTTGCGACCATTATGGTAATCTTATTTCTCACCCAGACTTCAAAAGGGTTATCATTCAAGATAATATAGGTAATCTCAGTATTCTCAAAGATTTTGAATCCGGCTCACATTTGACTTCTATCTATCAAGACGATGATACATATTATTTAGGAACTGTGTCTCAAATCAATCAAACCAGCTGGCTCCTTTTGATATCAAAGCCAATTCAAGAAGTCTTCCTCCCTATCTTGTCTCCTTTGCTCGCTCTTCTTACGATTATCCTGTGCCTCTTCTTTATGTTTGCGCACTACCTTCGATATAGATTGCGCGAGAGCATTATCAAGCCATTAGCACACTTTACAGAATCTATTGAACTGACAGCTCAGGGGCAGTATCGCAAACCGAACTTTGAACAAGACAGCTTTTCAGAACTTGCCATCATTGAACAGGAATTTGATGAAATGGTGAAGCAGGTCAATTTGAGAGAACAGGAAATCAAAGAAAATGAAGAGCGATTTAGACAGTTGGTAGAAAATATCCATGAAGCCTATTGGATCAATGACATTGCTGACAATCGTATTGTCTACGTCAGCCCATCCTATGAAATTATTTGGGGTAGACCAAGAGAATCTCTCTACGATGACCCTGAATCATTCTTCCTAGCTATTGATGTAGAAGATAGACTTAAAGTTATTGAAGCATTCAATTCATTGCGCTCGGAAGGCAGGATCCTTGATGAAGAATTCAGGATTCTTTTACCGGATGGGAAAACACGTTGGATCAGGGCACAATCTTTTCCTGTTTATGATGATGAGGGAGTACGAGTCAGAATTGTTGGAGTGGCAGAAGATATAACAGAACGTAAAGCTATTCAGACTGCACTGGTTTCCGCTAAAATGGATGCAGAAACAGCCAGTCAAGCAAAGACGGAATTCCTTACAAACATGAGTCATGAATTACGTACTCCACTCAATGGTATCTTAGGTATGCTTCAGCTCTCCAGAAGGACTTCTCTCAACAAAGAACAGGCTGATTACATTGAAACAGCTATCAGTTCCAGCAAGGTACTTCTCAATGTAATTAATGACATATTAAATATTGCTCAAATTGAGGCTGGAAGACTTGCATTGCATCCCCAACTCTTCTCTATCCATGATGTCATGGAAACGATATTTAAATTCTTCAAGCACTCATCGGAATCGAAGAAAATCAGCTTATCAATGAAAGTAGAATCAGATGTTCCAGAGTACCTTATAGGGGACGAGATACGTATCAGACAGATACTCTTCAATCTTGTTGGTAACTCCGTTAAATTTACAGATGAGGGAAGTATTCATATTCATGCTCAAGTTCTCCCTATACAACGCACTCAAGGCATGATTGATGTGCTCTTCATGATTTCCGATAGTGGTATTGGCATTCCTTCAGAAAAAATTGCCTATGTTTTTGAATCTTTTACACAAGTGGATGGTACTTATACACGTCGCTATCAAGGCACCGGATTGGGCTTGGGCATTGTAAGAAGTCTTGTCGACTATATGAATGGTTCGATTACCGTTGACAGTGAATCAGGAGAAGGGACAACTATGTACGTCAGTCTTCAGCTTGCCCTTCCCAGTCATGACCAAAAGACACAAGTTGAAGAAGAGGAAGAAGAGATTGCGACAACCCGAAAATTATCCATTCTTGTTGTCGAAGATGACAGGGTCAACCAGATAGCCATAAGCAGAATGCTCGAAAAAATTGGACATCAAGCAACTTGCGTCGGAGATGGGAAAAAAGCATTAGCAACACTTGTTCAAGCGCAATTTGACTGCATTTTTATGGATATTCAAATGCCCATAATGGATGGGATAGAAGCAACGAAAATGATTAGAAATGACAAGAAACTTGCTGACGTCTCAACCATTCCCATAGTTGCTTTAACTGCCCACGCAATGCCAGAGGATAGAGAAAATTTTTTACGAGTGGGAATGAACGACTATATATCCAAACCAGTTTCTTTCGAACAACTCGCGGCAGCTCTTAAACGCTTAACAACACACCATATTGATATTCAGTAA
- a CDS encoding undecaprenyl-diphosphate phosphatase: MPPLYIAIILGIIEGMTEFLPVSSTGHLIIAGHVLGFVGAKAETFDIVIQLGAILAVVVVYWDRFWGLLTPKQNIKFSGKYGIYLLFLTSIPASLLGLLTHKYIKLYLFSPTTVAWALGAGAVMIIVVESVPKRERISSVDEISPWLAFGIGCFQCLALWPGFSRSAATIMGGMLLGVKRSVAAEYSFLAAVPIMFAATGYDFLKNYQLFNSNDLFFLSVGFSVSFLSAWCAIKGFIYLLGKLSLRPFAIYRLMLVPIILLFL, translated from the coding sequence ATGCCGCCATTATATATTGCAATCATTTTGGGGATTATCGAAGGAATGACTGAATTCCTTCCAGTTTCAAGCACAGGTCACCTGATTATCGCTGGCCATGTTCTTGGGTTCGTAGGGGCTAAGGCTGAAACATTTGATATAGTTATCCAACTCGGCGCAATTCTAGCTGTGGTCGTTGTGTACTGGGATAGATTTTGGGGATTGCTTACACCCAAGCAGAATATAAAATTCTCTGGGAAATACGGTATATATCTTCTTTTCCTGACATCTATCCCAGCCTCCTTGCTTGGCCTTCTTACACATAAATACATAAAACTGTATCTTTTCAGTCCTACCACTGTCGCATGGGCTCTTGGGGCTGGAGCTGTCATGATTATTGTCGTGGAATCGGTGCCTAAGAGAGAGCGCATTTCTTCAGTAGATGAAATATCACCGTGGTTAGCTTTTGGAATTGGCTGCTTTCAATGTTTAGCCCTGTGGCCAGGTTTTTCGCGTTCTGCTGCAACAATCATGGGTGGAATGCTTCTTGGTGTAAAACGCTCTGTAGCTGCGGAATATTCCTTTCTAGCAGCAGTCCCGATTATGTTTGCTGCGACCGGCTATGATTTTTTAAAAAATTACCAACTTTTTAACTCAAATGATCTTTTTTTCCTCTCAGTAGGTTTTAGCGTATCCTTCCTTTCAGCCTGGTGTGCCATTAAGGGATTTATTTATCTTCTTGGCAAACTCTCTCTACGTCCATTTGCTATATATCGTCTGATGTTAGTTCCAATAATTTTGCTATTTTTGTGA
- a CDS encoding LptF/LptG family permease: MRALGIGVLPRYLIRQNLYLMMICLSAGTCIYLLSDVFDRLDDFIRAGLGAETILFYFFVKIPLIVSQLLPAIFLLSMVIQLGILNKSREMLALRAGGVSFAWFIRFFLIYAVVWSCGQLVFSQFLGVFGEVEANRIWKEDVHNKHLDELTIKDLWFRDGPFIVLAQEAYPGKNRAVGVTVYEFATDNQELIRILQAKKALIDDNGWGLLDVHELDTRTFVSVHRLSQFLSVRQNLKAYAAVELKGNKAQLPLFELSKAITKLEESGSNVEILKTAWHGKWAYAFSIATMALLALALVTFSENIYANIGISLILIFIQYGIHVVGATAGEKGVLTPLLAAWMGNIVMGGGASLRLAWVALPGFQSSFRGWVVGRLPSKA; this comes from the coding sequence ATGAGGGCTTTGGGAATAGGAGTCTTACCCCGCTATCTTATTAGGCAGAACCTCTATCTTATGATGATCTGCCTCTCTGCTGGAACGTGTATTTATTTGCTTTCAGATGTCTTTGATCGTCTTGATGATTTTATTCGCGCGGGATTAGGTGCTGAAACAATACTGTTCTATTTCTTTGTCAAAATACCTCTGATTGTTTCGCAATTGCTTCCAGCTATTTTTCTTCTGTCTATGGTGATCCAATTAGGCATACTCAACAAAAGCAGAGAAATGCTTGCCTTGCGGGCCGGTGGAGTTTCCTTTGCATGGTTTATTCGATTTTTCTTGATATATGCTGTCGTGTGGAGTTGTGGACAGCTTGTCTTCTCTCAATTTCTTGGGGTTTTTGGCGAAGTGGAAGCCAATCGTATTTGGAAAGAAGATGTTCATAACAAGCATCTAGATGAACTGACGATTAAAGATCTCTGGTTTCGAGATGGTCCATTTATCGTTCTTGCTCAAGAGGCGTATCCTGGAAAGAATAGGGCCGTTGGAGTTACTGTATATGAATTTGCCACGGATAATCAGGAGCTTATCCGTATCCTGCAAGCCAAGAAAGCCCTTATTGATGATAACGGTTGGGGATTGCTTGATGTTCATGAACTCGATACGAGAACATTTGTGTCAGTTCATCGACTTTCACAGTTTTTGTCTGTGCGTCAGAATCTTAAGGCGTATGCAGCAGTGGAACTCAAAGGAAATAAGGCGCAACTTCCTTTATTTGAATTGTCAAAAGCAATTACAAAATTAGAGGAATCCGGTTCAAATGTAGAGATCCTGAAAACAGCGTGGCATGGAAAATGGGCATATGCTTTTTCCATTGCAACCATGGCGCTTCTTGCCCTTGCTTTGGTTACTTTTTCAGAGAATATTTATGCAAATATAGGGATCTCTTTAATTCTGATTTTTATACAATATGGAATTCATGTCGTAGGCGCGACAGCGGGAGAGAAAGGGGTATTGACCCCTCTTCTCGCAGCGTGGATGGGGAATATTGTTATGGGAGGTGGGGCCTCTCTCAGGCTTGCATGGGTTGCCTTGCCAGGCTTTCAGTCTTCATTTCGTGGATGGGTTGTGGGTAGGCTTCCTTCAAAGGCTTAG
- a CDS encoding OmpA/MotB family protein, with protein sequence MAEKVVEEVQRKPPEEPPGDEGLPGWMATFADMVTLLLCFFVLLLSFAEQSEQKYRDALGSIKGAFGVKELRAVSDDMALFNTSSTTKELASKISQDERLLLGVIMRIKSLMEDEDVSLKEGTGVTADRDGVIFSANSSSLFDPGSAHLTGSAYKILDNVIKVLKDYKLNLVVRGHTDDRPISTKKFPSNWELSAARAAVALDYIVNRGGIEISRAKAVGYADTRPAAPNDSPQNRLKNQRVEFYLHMPQRDAW encoded by the coding sequence ATGGCTGAAAAAGTAGTAGAAGAAGTTCAACGCAAGCCCCCGGAAGAGCCTCCTGGAGATGAAGGGTTACCTGGATGGATGGCGACTTTTGCGGATATGGTGACACTTTTGTTGTGTTTTTTTGTGTTACTTCTTTCTTTTGCCGAGCAAAGTGAGCAAAAGTATCGAGACGCCCTCGGATCTATTAAAGGGGCGTTTGGAGTAAAAGAATTACGAGCAGTTTCGGATGATATGGCGTTGTTTAATACAAGTTCAACGACTAAAGAGCTTGCCTCTAAGATATCCCAGGATGAGAGATTATTGCTTGGGGTCATTATGCGGATCAAATCTCTCATGGAAGATGAAGATGTTTCCCTGAAAGAAGGAACTGGAGTTACTGCAGATAGAGATGGTGTCATATTCAGCGCGAATTCTTCTTCTCTTTTTGATCCAGGATCGGCTCATTTGACGGGGAGTGCATATAAAATTTTAGATAATGTCATTAAAGTCCTCAAAGATTACAAGTTGAATTTGGTGGTCAGGGGGCACACGGATGATAGACCGATATCCACTAAAAAATTCCCTTCAAATTGGGAACTTTCCGCCGCTAGAGCCGCAGTGGCCCTTGATTATATTGTCAATCGTGGGGGGATAGAGATTAGTCGTGCTAAAGCTGTTGGATATGCGGATACAAGACCAGCAGCTCCTAATGACTCTCCTCAAAACAGATTAAAAAATCAGCGTGTCGAATTTTATCTTCATATGCCACAGCGCGATGCTTGGTAG
- a CDS encoding DUF342 domain-containing protein, whose translation MPFLLKHHFDPDLDLHRLKPQMQDDGSVDHHELNFVQNVEIGMVLAEWWLIEDAKVEEHDSRFIYDDMTFPAGKGTGIKRSDPNKLYAAVNGCVGYIDGKIVVKESLTLPNDIDFHTGNINFIGNLIVGGSIRSGFSAHGRDITVQGQVEAAHIEALRDLNCRGGVKGGKEAFLEAGRSIKVSFCEFGTLKAGEDVLVKGALMHSDVYAGNRLAVGGRLTGGHYYCHDYIYVGGQLGGGLGTDTALVLGYNPTLLYADGEYNKRIKLLNEKISKYEGILHKSAEKEEIIEDKLKVAQKELTLVKMLKRKLWEGIRGTEHIEKCKVLVTGVVKPGVEISIGSAYLKVNDFLEDVYFYYENDEVKIGAAAKKLKR comes from the coding sequence ATGCCATTCTTACTTAAGCACCATTTTGATCCTGATTTAGATCTTCACCGCCTGAAGCCTCAGATGCAAGATGATGGCAGCGTTGATCACCATGAACTGAATTTTGTTCAAAATGTTGAGATTGGAATGGTCCTAGCTGAGTGGTGGCTGATAGAGGATGCAAAGGTCGAGGAGCATGATTCTCGTTTTATCTATGATGATATGACATTCCCAGCGGGCAAAGGAACAGGGATTAAGCGAAGCGATCCTAATAAGCTTTATGCAGCCGTAAATGGATGTGTCGGATATATTGATGGAAAGATTGTCGTAAAGGAAAGTCTTACTCTCCCTAATGATATCGATTTTCATACTGGAAATATCAATTTTATTGGTAACCTGATCGTTGGGGGATCAATACGTTCCGGTTTTTCTGCGCATGGACGAGACATTACTGTACAGGGTCAAGTTGAAGCAGCTCACATAGAGGCATTGCGGGATCTTAATTGTCGAGGTGGTGTGAAAGGTGGAAAAGAAGCCTTCCTTGAAGCCGGAAGAAGTATCAAAGTATCTTTTTGCGAATTTGGTACTTTAAAGGCTGGTGAGGATGTTTTGGTTAAGGGTGCATTAATGCATAGTGACGTCTACGCAGGGAATCGGTTGGCGGTGGGGGGGCGTCTTACTGGTGGCCATTACTACTGTCATGACTATATTTATGTAGGCGGCCAACTTGGTGGTGGATTGGGAACAGATACGGCGTTGGTTCTGGGGTACAATCCGACCTTACTCTATGCAGATGGAGAATATAATAAACGCATTAAGCTGTTAAACGAGAAAATCTCCAAGTATGAAGGTATTCTTCATAAATCAGCGGAGAAGGAAGAAATCATTGAAGACAAGCTTAAAGTGGCCCAAAAAGAATTGACACTGGTTAAAATGCTTAAACGTAAGCTCTGGGAAGGTATTCGTGGTACAGAACATATTGAGAAATGCAAAGTACTGGTTACTGGTGTTGTTAAGCCTGGTGTCGAAATAAGTATCGGATCTGCTTATTTAAAAGTGAATGATTTTTTGGAAGATGTTTATTTTTATTATGAAAATGATGAAGTCAAAATTGGCGCTGCTGCCAAAAAACTTAAAAGATAG
- the lptF gene encoding LPS export ABC transporter permease LptF — protein MKLLHKQIFFELLRLFGLTVSCLLGLILIGRMLQLRSLFLSQNIGFFNILQLFFFLMPFFLLLITPIATMLSVFLTFLRMSTDNELTALKANGVSLYKMLPAPILFCTLCTLFTFAISFWGLAWGMDMFKVKLYDFAKTHSKFALQPGVFNKEFPGITFYAHQVDNEKGELKFAFVRDESIKGTSVIVTAPEARIVSTPETAEVKVIFNKGKIFRQDGDELNILKFGTYSVKLDLGKLLGGFNFTEQKAKDMTFERLSEIRRMPSSAPSASPRFYRKVDTEYFKRLTLPLGCLILGLFAIPIAYVFRGLKQQYGLVMAMGLFLVYYSMFSIGVSMGESGSIPPIYGLWLPNILYVLIALLGIKYANEERTLPVVDWITHMKSKGGLST, from the coding sequence GTGAAATTACTTCATAAACAAATCTTTTTCGAGCTACTGCGTCTTTTTGGTCTCACTGTTTCCTGCTTGCTTGGCTTAATACTGATTGGGCGGATGCTCCAACTGAGAAGTCTTTTTCTGTCTCAGAATATTGGTTTTTTCAATATTTTACAGTTGTTCTTTTTTCTTATGCCTTTTTTCCTCCTATTGATAACTCCGATCGCAACGATGCTGAGTGTGTTTTTGACATTTCTCAGAATGAGTACAGATAATGAATTGACTGCACTCAAGGCTAATGGGGTCAGTCTTTATAAAATGCTTCCAGCACCAATCTTATTTTGTACTCTATGTACACTTTTTACGTTTGCCATATCTTTCTGGGGACTTGCCTGGGGCATGGATATGTTTAAAGTAAAACTTTATGATTTCGCAAAAACTCATTCAAAATTCGCGTTGCAACCGGGTGTCTTCAATAAGGAATTCCCAGGTATTACTTTCTATGCGCATCAGGTTGATAATGAGAAAGGGGAGTTGAAGTTTGCTTTTGTCAGGGATGAATCAATTAAAGGGACTTCAGTCATTGTTACTGCTCCCGAGGCGAGAATAGTCTCAACGCCGGAGACAGCTGAAGTGAAAGTCATATTCAACAAAGGTAAAATTTTCCGTCAAGATGGAGACGAATTAAATATACTCAAATTCGGAACTTATTCAGTCAAATTAGATCTTGGGAAACTTCTTGGAGGTTTTAATTTTACTGAACAAAAAGCGAAAGATATGACATTCGAACGCCTGAGTGAGATTAGAAGAATGCCTTCCTCGGCTCCATCCGCATCCCCTCGTTTTTATAGGAAGGTTGATACTGAGTATTTCAAAAGGTTAACTCTTCCCTTGGGATGTCTCATTTTGGGGCTATTTGCTATCCCGATAGCGTATGTTTTTCGAGGACTAAAGCAACAATATGGGCTTGTAATGGCTATGGGACTTTTTTTGGTGTATTATTCAATGTTTTCTATAGGGGTAAGTATGGGGGAATCCGGCTCAATTCCGCCGATTTATGGCCTTTGGCTGCCCAACATTCTTTATGTATTAATCGCCTTATTGGGTATTAAATATGCGAATGAAGAGCGAACTCTCCCCGTTGTTGACTGGATTACGCATATGAAAAGTAAGGGGGGCCTAAGTACATGA
- a CDS encoding ABC transporter substrate-binding protein: MDIKAFIHGGLSLIGLFLILISIGCGDSSPIIIGFSGQLTGKMSDLGVHGRNGAILAIEKINANGGINGRSLKLISADDQNTAEGAIEADKELIEAGAIAIIGHMTSTQTIAVMPLISEKGIILVSPTTSTPKLTGKTDRFFRTMVENPIQSKELATYSRFALDVDTVLTISESDNQSYSYSFRDGFVREFEKAGGQILDNRTYSTSSPIDWNPIIDTLIALKPDAILLTCPAQDAVSFVQRVRNAGIKTQIISGAWAYTEKLLKWGGQYTEGMVFVIDFAADNPNPEYIKFREFYKNRFGYPPNFASAFSYEAILTLAAGLRKTGGDLKGLEKALAPSHLINGVIGPFKLNEFGDVERQTFIVTIRNGEFRTIEMR; this comes from the coding sequence ATGGATATAAAAGCTTTCATACATGGTGGATTAAGCCTTATTGGTCTCTTCCTCATCTTAATCTCAATAGGATGTGGAGACTCCTCACCGATAATAATAGGTTTTTCAGGCCAATTGACGGGAAAGATGTCCGATTTAGGTGTACATGGAAGGAACGGAGCAATTCTGGCGATTGAAAAAATTAATGCCAACGGAGGTATTAACGGACGTTCCCTTAAATTGATCTCGGCTGATGATCAAAATACAGCAGAAGGTGCCATTGAAGCCGATAAAGAACTCATTGAAGCCGGAGCAATAGCCATTATTGGGCACATGACCAGCACGCAGACTATAGCTGTAATGCCTCTGATCAGCGAAAAAGGAATCATTCTAGTCTCTCCAACAACATCAACTCCAAAATTGACAGGGAAGACTGATCGTTTTTTCCGAACAATGGTTGAAAATCCAATTCAAAGTAAAGAACTCGCAACTTATTCAAGGTTCGCTCTGGATGTTGATACTGTTTTAACAATTTCAGAGTCTGATAACCAAAGTTACAGCTATTCATTCAGAGATGGGTTTGTCCGTGAATTTGAAAAAGCAGGAGGACAAATTCTTGACAATAGAACATATTCAACAAGTAGTCCCATAGACTGGAATCCAATCATAGACACACTTATCGCTCTCAAGCCTGATGCGATACTCCTAACATGCCCTGCTCAAGATGCAGTATCTTTTGTTCAACGCGTGCGGAATGCTGGCATAAAAACACAAATTATCTCTGGAGCATGGGCGTATACTGAAAAACTTCTAAAGTGGGGGGGGCAGTATACAGAAGGTATGGTTTTCGTGATTGATTTTGCCGCTGATAATCCAAATCCCGAATATATTAAATTCCGTGAATTTTACAAGAACCGTTTTGGCTATCCCCCTAACTTTGCGTCTGCATTTAGCTATGAAGCGATCTTGACTCTCGCTGCCGGACTCAGAAAGACCGGAGGAGATCTGAAAGGTTTGGAAAAGGCTCTCGCTCCAAGTCATCTCATTAATGGTGTCATTGGACCGTTTAAACTCAACGAATTCGGTGATGTTGAGCGCCAAACTTTTATTGTCACCATAAGAAACGGAGAATTCAGGACCATAGAGATGAGATAA
- a CDS encoding motility protein A, with product MDIATLIGLVGAFGLVVTTILMGGNAAGFLDIPSIVVVIGGTFAVTFVMFPMGTVIGTIKVGLKTLLFKSSDPQEIIRLITSLADTARKESLVALEKVSIDDAFLKKGVMLVVDGSSEALVRSVMEIELEFMKQRHRQGQAVFKGMGAMAPAFGMIGTLIGLVNMLSNLSDPSSIGPAMAVALLTTFYGAVMANCVFLPMATKLEERSAEDALFMQIMVEGVSSLQRGDHPSVVKEKLQAFLSPAMREETS from the coding sequence ATGGACATCGCAACTCTTATAGGATTGGTCGGCGCGTTTGGTTTGGTCGTTACGACAATTTTAATGGGAGGAAATGCTGCCGGATTTCTTGATATCCCATCCATTGTCGTTGTTATTGGTGGCACCTTTGCTGTTACTTTTGTCATGTTTCCGATGGGGACCGTCATAGGGACTATTAAAGTAGGCCTTAAGACTTTACTTTTTAAGTCAAGCGATCCTCAAGAAATCATTCGGCTCATAACATCTCTGGCAGATACTGCTCGCAAGGAAAGCCTTGTCGCTCTTGAAAAGGTCAGTATTGATGATGCCTTTTTGAAGAAAGGGGTCATGTTGGTCGTTGATGGGTCGAGTGAAGCGCTTGTCAGATCCGTTATGGAAATTGAATTAGAATTCATGAAACAAAGGCATAGACAGGGGCAAGCAGTATTTAAGGGAATGGGGGCTATGGCACCAGCCTTTGGCATGATCGGTACTCTGATCGGTTTAGTTAATATGCTTTCAAATTTGTCTGACCCTTCTTCCATCGGTCCAGCCATGGCTGTCGCCTTATTGACAACATTTTATGGAGCAGTCATGGCTAACTGTGTATTTCTGCCAATGGCGACCAAATTGGAGGAACGGTCTGCAGAGGATGCGTTATTCATGCAGATTATGGTTGAAGGGGTGTCCTCCTTGCAAAGGGGAGATCATCCATCGGTCGTAAAAGAAAAGCTTCAAGCATTTCTTTCTCCGGCTATGCGTGAAGAAACATCCTAA
- a CDS encoding flagellar motor protein MotB, with product MADEPIEEQSGGVKSSPPPQEEGIPAWMATFADMVTLLLCFFVLLLSFTNSDVTNFKMMMGSIQDALGVQLEDSAALSTPYAESSFKERKSVKENRAIVELGARLKQFIRAKDLSKMARISSDKSGVMLRFDNSAMFAKGTVTLSPAAQQALKIVIDGMKDKDFNLVIRGHTDGEQPESTLYSSNWELSAARAATCLRYILAHSDISAKRMKAVGYASAKPILPSTTEANKRTNRRVEFFYLPQGRSKW from the coding sequence ATGGCTGACGAACCTATCGAAGAACAATCAGGTGGAGTGAAATCCTCACCTCCTCCTCAGGAAGAAGGTATTCCTGCATGGATGGCGACATTTGCGGATATGGTTACTCTGTTATTATGTTTTTTTGTGCTGTTACTGTCATTTACAAATTCCGATGTCACTAATTTCAAAATGATGATGGGGTCTATTCAAGATGCTTTAGGAGTCCAACTTGAAGATAGCGCCGCACTTTCAACGCCGTATGCTGAGTCGAGTTTCAAAGAACGCAAAAGTGTAAAAGAGAACAGAGCAATTGTAGAACTTGGAGCGCGTTTGAAACAATTTATACGAGCAAAAGATCTCTCAAAGATGGCTCGAATCAGCAGTGATAAATCGGGTGTTATGCTTCGTTTTGATAATAGTGCCATGTTTGCCAAGGGGACAGTAACTCTTTCTCCTGCAGCTCAGCAGGCCTTGAAGATTGTTATAGATGGAATGAAGGATAAGGATTTTAATCTTGTCATTCGAGGCCATACTGATGGTGAGCAGCCAGAATCGACTTTATATTCTTCTAACTGGGAGCTGTCAGCTGCGAGGGCTGCGACCTGTTTGCGATATATATTGGCCCATTCGGATATCTCTGCCAAGAGAATGAAAGCTGTCGGATATGCAAGTGCGAAACCTATTTTGCCGAGCACAACAGAAGCCAATAAAAGGACAAATAGAAGAGTAGAATTTTTTTATTTACCCCAAGGGCGTTCCAAATGGTAA